The following coding sequences lie in one Desmodus rotundus isolate HL8 chromosome 1, HLdesRot8A.1, whole genome shotgun sequence genomic window:
- the SRRM2 gene encoding serine/arginine repetitive matrix protein 2 isoform X4, protein MYNGIGLPTPRGSGTNGYVQRNLSLVRGRRGERPDYKGEEELRRLEAALVKRPNPDILDHERKRRVELRCLELEEMMEEQGYEEQQIQEKVATFRLMLLEKDVNPGGKEETPGQRPAITETHQLAELNEKKNERLRAAFGISDSYVDGSSFDPQRRAREAKQPAPEPPKPYSLVRESSSSRSPTPKQKKKKKKKDRGRRSESSSPRRERKKSSKKKKHRSESESKKRKHRSPTPKSKRKSKDKKRKRSRSTTPAPKSRRAHHSTSADSASSSDTSRSRSRSAAAKTHTAALTGQSLSPASGHKGEGDTPSREPGIINTGQPSSPEPSAKQPSSPYEDKDKEEKSAIRPSPSPERSSTGPEPSAPTPLLVEQHSSSPQPVATTPLSQEPTNPPSEVSPTRGRLPPKSPEKPPQSSSESCPPSPQPTKVSRHASSSPESPKPTPAPGSHREVSSSPASKSRSHGQAKRDKSHSHTPRRVGRSRSPTTTKRGRSRSRTPKRGHSQSRSPQWHRSRSVQRWGRSRSPQRRGRSRSPQRPGWSRSRNTQRRGRSRSARRGRSHSRSPATRGRSRSRTPARRGRSRSRTPARRRSRSRTPTRRRSWSRTPARRGRSRSRTPARRRSRTRSVRRRSRSRSAARRSGRSRSRTPARRSGRSRSRTPARRSGRSRSRTPARRGRSRSRTPARRGRSRSRTPARRGRSRSRSQVRQGRSHSRTPQRRGRSGSSSDRKNKFRMSQRRSRSNSSPEMKKFSVSSRRSRSLSSPRSKARSRLALRRSLSGSSPCPKQKSRTSPRRSRSGSSQSKAKSQTPPRRSRSGSSPPNQKSKTPLRQSPSSSSQPKVKSGTPPRQGSGASPHAKEQSATPQRQSGSETSPDPEVKSRTPLRHSCSGSSPPRVKSSTPLRRSRSGSSSPQPKEKAVTSPTQSHSGSSSPSPNRVTSKTPPRQSRSESPCSKVENRLLQRQSHSRSSSPDTKVKCVTPPRQSHSGSTSPCPKVKPQTPPGYNLSGSKSTCSQEKSKDSPAESCSGSLTLCLGVKSSTPPGESYFGTSSLQQEGQSHTTLDSRSDTSSPETRQSHYESLSLQSKSQTPPKGGQSRSSSPVSESAPRSPTTQDGSKSSLSSRLKSGMSPEHNRSQSESSPYYAVDCKSLLGQGRLEPSPESKKKTGLLFQEDVTASCRLSDKLSSSPGQNRPESSPVLKDIPRTPVKERGSVGSSPDTKDQSSPSAKPNQGEELMEVMEKSEESSNQVLSHVSPELEEMAGSNFESSPEIEERPLVSLTLDQSQLLQSSLEAEVPAVASTWSGPNFSPEHKELCNSPPRESVCDSPLEFRNSGPVAEINAGFSPEVKEGLNIPFSKQSETDTSLDMKEQLMRPARHSSSELSPDALGKAGMSLNQSVSSPVLDAIPKTPSRERSSSASSPELKDGLPRTPSRRSRSGSSPGLRDGSGTPSRHSLSGSSPGMKDIPRTPSRGRSECDSSPEPKALPQTPRPRSHSPSSPELNKCLTPQRERSGSESSVEQKTLVGTPLGQRSRSGSPELDEKPSTSPQERSESDSSPDSEVKTRMPLRQRSHSGSSPEVDSKSRPSPQLSRSGSSPEVKDKPRAASRAQSGSDSSPEPKAPASRALSRRSRSGSSSKGRGPSPEGSSSSESSPEHPPKSRMARRSSRSPEPKTKSRTSPRHRSSRSSEVTRKTRVSRRSRSASSSPETRSRTPPRRRRSPSVSSPEPAEKSRSSRRRRSASSSRTKTTSRRGRSPSPKPRGLQRSRSRSRREKTRTTRRRDRSGSSQSTSRRRQRSRSRSRVTRRRRGGSGYQSRSPARQENSRTSSRRRRGRSRTPPTSRKRSHSRTSPAPWKRSRSRASPATHRRSRSRTPLVSRHRSRSRTSPVSRRRSRSRTSVTRRRSRSRASPVSRRRSRSRTPPVTRRRSRSRTPARRRRSRSRTPLVTRRRSRSRTPPVMRRRSRSRTSPMTRRRSRSRTSPVTRRRSRSRTSPVTRRRSRSRTSPVTRRRSRSRTPPAIRRRSRSRTPLLPRKRSRSRSSLAVRRRSRSRTPRTTRGKRSLTRSPAIRRRSVSGSSSDRSRSATPPATRNHSGSRTPPVALNSSRMSCFSRPSMSPTPLDRCRSPGMLEPLGSSRTPMSVLQQPGGSMIDGPGPRIPDHTRTSVPENHAQSRIALALTAISLGTARPPPSMSAAGLAARMSQVPAPVPLMSLRTAPAASLASRIPAASAAAMNLASARTPAIPTAVNLADSRTPAAAAAMNLASPRTAVAPSAVNLADPRTPTAPAVNLAGARTPAALAALSLTGSGTPSNAANYPSSRTPQAPAPANLVGPRSAHATASVNIASSRTPPALAPASLTSARVAPALSGANLTSPRVSLSAYERISGRTSPPLLDRARSRTPPGGPGSRTPPAAASQSRMTSERAPSPVSRMVQAPPSQSVIPTAQDRPRSPVPSAFSDQSRSSLAQTTPVAGSQSLSGSVAKATSSAGDHNGMLSIPVPGVSHPEGGEPPASSGTLQPAKERRSSSSSSSSSSSSSSSSSSSSSSSSGSSSSDSEGSSLPIQPEVALKRVPSPPPVPKEPDREGRPQEPTPAKRKRRDSSSSSSSSSSSSSSSSSSSSSSSSSSSSSSSSSSSSSSSTSSPSPAKPDPEALPKPASPKKPPPGERSHTQRLAV, encoded by the exons ATGTACAACGGGATCGGGCTGCCGACGCCCCGGGGCAGCGGCACCAACGGCTACGTCCAGCGCAACCTGTCCCTGGTGCGGGGCCGCCGGGGTGAGCGGCCTGACTACAAGGGAGAGGAGGAACTGCGGCGCCTGGAGGCTGCCCTGGTGAAACGGCCTAATCCTGACATCCTGGACCACGAGCGCAAGCGGCGAGTGGAGCTGCGATGCCTCGAGCTGGAGGAGATGATGGAagagcaggg GTACGAGGAACAGCAAATTCAGGAAAAAGTGGCAACCTTTCGACTCATGTTGCTGGAGAAGGATGTGAACCCTGGGGGCAAGGAGGAGACCCCAGGGCAGAGGCCAGC GATAACTGAGACTCACCAGTTGGCAGAATTGAATGAGAAGAAGAATGAACGACTTCGTGCTGCCTTTGGCATCAGTGATTCCTATGTGGATGGCAGCTCTTTTGATCCTCAGCGTCGTGCTAGAGAAGCCAAACAGCCAGCTCCTGAGCCTCCCAAACCTTACAG CCTTGTCCGGGAGTCCAGCAGTTCTCGCTCACCAACCccaaagcagaaaaagaagaaaaagaagaaagatagagGACG CAGGTCAGAGAGCAGCTCTCCTCGgcgagagaggaagaagagctctaagaaaaagaagcataG GTCAGAATCTGAATCCAAGAAACGGAAGCATAG GTCTCCTACTCCAAAGAGCAAACGTAAATCTAAGGACAAGAAGCGAAAACG GTCTCGAAGTACAACACCAGCCCCCAAGAGCCGCCGGGCCCACCATTCAACTTCTGCTGACTCTGCTTCCTCTTCTGATACTTCCCGCAGTCG GTCTCGAAGTGCAGCAGCAAAAACCCATACAGCTGCCTTGACTGGGCAAAGTCTCTCCCCTGCTTCAGGGCATAAAGGGGAGGGAGACACACCTTCCAGAGAACCAGGTATCATCAACACAGGgcagcccagcagcccagagCCTTCTGCAAAGCAGCCTAGTAGCCCTTACGAAGACAAAGACAAGGAGGAG AAATCTGCAATTCGACCTAGCCCCTCTCCAGAAAGGAGCAGCACAGGCCCAGAACCATCTGCTCCCACTCCACTTCTTGTTGAGCAACACAGCAGTTCCCCACAACCCGTTGCAACAACTCCCTTAAGCCAGGAGCCAACGAACCCACCATCTGAGGTTTCCCCAACCCGGGGTCGTTTACCACCTAAGTCTCCTGAGAAACCTCCCCAGTCATCTTCAGAGAGCTGCCCACCATCCCCTCAACCTACCAAAGTTTCTCGGCATGCCAGCTCTTCCCCTGAAAGTCCAAAACCCACACCAGCTCCTGGGTCCCATAGAGAGGTTTCTTCTTCTCCTGCATCCAAGAGTCGATCACATGGCCAAGCAAAGCGGGATAAGTCACATTCCCATACTCCTCGCAGGGTGGGGAGGTCCCGTAGCCCCACCACCACTAAAAGGGGGCGATCGCGGTCTCGAACTCCTAAGAGAGGTCATTCTCAGTCTCGATCTCCCCAGTGGCATAGGTCTAGATCTGTACAGCGGTGGGGGCGATCTAGAAGCCCCCAGCGACGTGGCCGCTCTAGGTCTCCTCAGCGACCAGGCTGGTCCAGGAGTAGAAATACCCAGAGAAGAGGCAGGTCTCGATCAGCAAGGCGAGGCAGGTCACACTCCAGGTCCCCAGCTACTAGGGGCAGATCTCGTTCTAGGACACCAGCCCGGCGGGGCAGGTCTCGCTCTAGAACACCTGCAAGGCGCAGGTCACGATCCAGAACACCTACCAGACGTAGGTCTTGGTCTAGAACACCAGCCCGGAGGGGCAGGTCTCGGTCTAGGACACCTGCTAGGCGTAGATCTAGGACCCGTTCAGTACGACGGAGGTCTCGTAGTAGATCCGCAGCCAGGAGAAGTGGCAGGTCTCGCTCTAGAACCCCAGCCAGGAGAAGTGGCAGGTCTCGCTCTAGAACCCCAGCCAGGAGAAGTGGCAGGTCTCGCTCTAGAACCCCAGCCAGGCGGGGCAGGTCTCGCTCAAGGACCCCAGCCAGGAGAGGGAGATCTCGGTCTAGGACGCCAGCAAGACGGGGAAGATCCCGTAGTAGAAGTCAAGTTAGACAGGGAAGATCTCACTCTAGAACACCACAAAGAAGAGGCAGGTCTGGCTCTTCGTCAGATCGGAAGAACAAATTCAGAATGTCACAGAGAAGAAGCAGGTCCAACTCAAGCccagaaatgaaaaaatttagTGTTTCTTCAAGACGGAGCAGGTCTCTCTCTTCTCCAAGATCCAAAGCAAGATCTCGATTAGCTTTGAGGCGAAGCCTTTCTGGGTCTTCTCCATGCCCTAAACAAAAGTCTCGGACGTCACCAAGGCGCAGTCGCTCTGGATCATCCCAATCTAAAGCTAAATCTCAAACACCACCAAGGCGAAGTCGCTCTGGTTCTTCACCTCCTAATCAGAAATCTAAAACACCTTTAAGACAAAGTCCTTCCAGTTCATCTCAGCCTAAAGTGAAATCTGGAACACCACCAAGGCAAGGGTCTGGAGCAAGTCCCCATGCAAAAGAACAGTCTGCAACACCACAAAGACAGAGTGGTTCTGAAACATCACCTGACCCTGAGGTGAAGTCTAGGACTCCTTTGAGACATAGCTGCTCTGGGTCCTCTCCTCCTAGAGTGAAATCTAGCACACCTCTAAGACGGAGCCGATCTGGGTCATCATCTCCACAACCCAAAGAGAAGGCAGTAACGTCACCAACACAGAGCCATTCTGGTTCCTCTTCTCCAAGTCCTAATAGGGTGACCTCTAAAACACCACCAAGGCAAAGCAGATCAGAGTCTCCTTGCTCCAAAGTGGAAAATAGGTTGTTGCAAAGACAGAGCCATTCTAGATCCTCCTCGCCAGATACCAAAGTGAAATGTGTGACACCACCAAGACAAAGTCACTCAGGGTCTACTTCACCGTGCCCCAAAGTAAAGCCTCAAACTCCACCAGGGTACAATCTTTCTGGATCAAAGTCAACATGTTCCCAAGAGAAGTCTAAAGACTCGCCAGCAGAAAGTTGCTCTGGATCCTTGACACTCTGTCTAGGAGTAAAGTCTAGCACACCACCAGGAGAGAGCTATTTTGGAACCTCATCTCTGCAACAGGAAGGACAATCTCACACTACACTAGATTCTAGATCTGATACTTCAAGTCCAGAAACAAGACAGAGTCACTATGAATCTCTGTCTCTGCAGAGCAAGTCTCAGACACCTCCAAAGGGTGGCCAGTCCAGGTCATCGTCTCCAGTCAGTGAGTCTGCACCCAGATCTCCAACAACACAAGATGGAAGCAAATCGTCACTAAGTTCTAGACTGAAATCTGGAATGTCTCCTGAGCATAACAGATCCCAGTCTGAATCCTCCCCATATTATGCAGTGGACTGTAAATCTCTTCTGGGGCAGGGTAGATTGGAGCCTTCTCCTGAATCAAAAAAGAAAACGGGCTTACTCTTTCAGGAAGATGTTACTGCATCATGTAGACTAAGTGACAAATTGAGTTCTTCTCCAGGGCAGAATAGACCTGAGTCCTCACCAGTACTTAAAGACATACCTAGAACCCCAGTAAAGGAAAGAGGTAGTGTTGGGTCATCTCCAGATACAAAAGACCAAAGTAGCCCTTCAGCTAAGCCAAACCAAGGTGAAGAATTAATGGAGGTAATGGAGAAATCTGAAGAATCCTCAAACCAGGTCTTGTCACATGTGTCTCCAGAACTTGAAGAAATGGCTGGAAGTAATTTTGAATCATCTCCTGAAATAGAAGAAAGGCCTCTTGTGTCTTTGACTCTTGACCAAAGCCAGTTGTTGCAGTCTTCTTTGGAAGCAGAAGTTCCTGCAGTGGCCTCAACTTGGAGTGGGCCAAATTTTTCTCCAGAACATAAAGAACTGTGTAACTCCCCTCCTAGGGAGAGTGTCTGTGACTCACCTTTAGAATTTAGAAACTCAGGTCCTGTTGCAGAAATAAATGCTGGATTTTCTCCTGAGGTTAAAGAAGGTTTGAACATACCTTTTTCTAAACAGTCGGAGACAGATACATCTCTTGACATGAAAGAACAATTGATGAGGCCTGCTAGACACAGCAGTTCTGAGTTATCCCCAGATGCATTGGGAAAAGCAGGAATGTCTTTAAATCAGAGTGTCTCTTCACCAGTACTTGATGCTATACCTAAAACACCCTCAAGGGAAAGAAGTAGTTCTGCATCTTCTCCTGAACTCAAAGATGGTTTACCCAGAACGCCCTCAAGGAGAAGCAGGTCTGGGTCTTCCCCAGGACTTAGAGATGGGTCTGGGACTCCCTCAAGGCACAGCTTATCTGGATCCTCTCCTGGAATGAAAGATATACCCAGGACACCATCCAGGGGGAGAAGCGAATGTGATTCTTCCCCAGAACCAAAAGCTTTGCCTCAGACTCCTAGGCCAAGGAGTCATTCTCCATCATCCCCAGAGCTCAATAAGTGTCTTACaccccagagagaaagaagcgGGTCAGAATCATCAGTTGAACAAAAAACTTTGGTTGGGACCCCTCTTGGGCAGCGGAGTCGATCTGGATCTCCAGAACTTGATGAGAAGCCTAGTACATCCCCTCAAGAAAGAAGCGAATCAGACTCTTCTCCAGATTCTGAAGTTAAGACACGAATGCCACTTAGACAAAGGAGTCATTCTGGATCATCTCCAGAGGTTGATAGCAAGTCCCGACCGTCTCCTCAGCTCAGTAGGTCTGGTTCATCCCCTGAGGTTAAAGATAAGCCCAGAGCAGCATCCAGGGCACAAAGTGGTTCTGATTCCTCTCCTGAACCTAAGGCTCCTGCCTCAAGGGCCCTTTCCAGACGAAGCAGATCAGGTTCATCAAGCAAAGGCAGAGGCCCTTCTCCTGAAGGCAGCAGCAGTTCTGAGTCCTCTCCAGAACACCCACCCAAGTCCAGAATGGCTAGGAGAAGCTCTAGATCACCAGAGCCCAAGACTAAGTCACGCACTTCACCTCGTCATCGCAGCTCTCGATCATCTGAAGTGACTAGGAAGACCAGAGTCTCCCGTAGAAGCCGTTCTGCATCATCCTCACCAGAGACTCGTTCTAGAACTCCCCCAAGACGCCGAAGAAGTCCCTCAGTGTCTTCCCCAGAGCCAGCTGAAAAGTCAAGATCCTCACGCAGGCGGCGTTCAGCTTCATCCTCCCGCACTAAGACAACTTCAAGGAGAGGTCGTTCTCCTTCACCAAAGCCTCGTGGGCTCCAGCGGTCCCGTTCCCGTTCACGGAGGGAGAAAACCAGAACAACCCGACGTCGAGATAGGTCTGGATCTTCTCAGTCAACCTCTCGGAGAAGACAGCGGAGCCGGTCAAGGTCTCGGGTTACTCGTAGGCGGAGAGGAGGCTCTGGTTACCAATCCAGGTCTCCTGCCCGGCAGGAGAATTCCAGAACCTCCTCTAGACGTCGAAGAGGTCGCTCTCGGACACCCCCAACCAGTCGGAAGCGTTCCCACTCTCGCACATCACCAGCCCCATGGAAACGTTCCAGGTCGCGGGCCTCTCCAGCCACTCACCGGCGATCCAGGTCCAGAACACCCCTGGTCAGCAGACATAGGTCCAGGTCACGAACTTCACCGGTCAGTCGGAGACGATCAAGGTCTAGGACATCAGTGACAAGAAGAAGGTCTCGCTCAAGAGCATCTCCAGTGAGTCGAAGGCGATCCAGGTCCAGAACACCACCAGTAACACGCCGTCGTTCAAGGTCCAGAACACCAGCTCGCCGGCGGCGCTCCCGTTCTAGAACACCACTGGTGACTCGCAGAAGGTCCAGATCTAGGACTCCACCAGTAATGAGGAGGCGATCTCGAAGTAGAACTTCGCCCATGACTCGCAGAAGATCAAGGTCCAGAACATCTCCAGTAACTCGAAGGAGGTCCCGCTCTCGAACCTCTCCAGTAACTCGAAGGAGGTCTCGCTCTCGAACCTCTCCAGTGACACGCCGCCGATCTAGGTCTCGAACACCTCCAGCTATTCGGCGTCGCTCTAGGTCTCGAACCCCACTTTTGCCACGCAAACGTTCTCGAAGCCGCTCATCCCTTGCTGTCCGTCGCCGTTCTAGGTCTCGTACTCCGCGAACAACTAGGGGCAAACGGTCCTTAACAAGATCTCCAGCCATCCGCAGGCGTTCTGTATCTGGGAGCAGTTCTGATCGTTCACGTTCTGCTACTCCTCCAGCAACGAGGAATCATTCTGGTTCTCGGACACCTCCAGTGGCACTCAATAGCTCCAGAATGAGTTGCTTCAGTCGTCCTAGCATGTCACCAACTCCTCTTGACCGCTGTAGATCACCTGGAATGCTTGAGCCCCTCGGCAGCTCTAGAACACCCATGTCTGTCCTGCAGCAACCTGGTGGCTCCATGATTGATGGTCCAGGTCCCAGAATTCCTGATCACACTAGAACATCTGTGCCAGAAAATCATGCTCAATCTAGAATTGCACTTGCCTTGACAGCCATCAGTCTTGGCACTGCTCGGCCTCCTCCATCCATGTCTGCTGCAGGCCTCGCTGCAAGAATGTCCCAAGTTCCTGCTCCAGTGCCTCTCATGAGTCTCAGAACAGCCCCAGCTGCCAGCCTTGCCAGTAGGATTCCAGCAGCCTCTGCAGCAGCCATGAACCTGGCCAGTGCCAGGACACCTGCCATACCAACAGCAGTGAACCTGGCGGACTCAAGAAcaccagctgcagcagcagccatGAACTTGGCCAGCCCCAGAACAGCAGTGGCACCTTCTGCTGTGAACCTTGCTGACCCTCGTACCCCTACAGCCCCAGCTGTTAACCTAGCAGGAGCCCGAACTCCAGCAGCTTTGGCAGCTTTGAGTCTCACAGGCTCTGGCACACCCTCAAATGCTGCAAACTATCCTAGCTCCAGAacaccccaggctccagcccctgCAAACTTGGTGGGTCCTAGATCTGCACATGCCACAGCTTCTGTGAATATTGCCAGCTCAAGAACCCCGCCAGCCTTGGCCCCTGCAAGCCTCACCAGTGCTAGGGTGGCTCCAGCCTTGTCTGGTGCAAACCTCACCAGCCCCAGGGTGTCCCTCTCTGCCTATGAGCGCATTAGTGGCAGAACCTCACCACCACTCCTTGATCGAGCCAGGTCCAGAACCCCCCCAGGAGGCCCAGGCTCCAGAACCCCACCAGCTGCTGCAAGCCAGTCTAGAATGACCTCTGAGCgggctccctcccctgtctctagAATGGTCCAGGCTCCTCCCTCACAGTCTGTTATCCCTACAGCTCAGGATCGGCCTAGGTCCCCTGTGCCATCTGCTTTTTCTGACCAGTCCCGATCTTCACTTGCCCAGACCACCCCTGTAGCAGGATCTCAGTCCCTCTCTGGGTCAGTGGCAAAGGCCACATCCTCTGCTGGTGACCACAATGGCATGCTCTCTATCCCTGTCCCTGGGGTGTCCCACCCTGAGGGTGGGGAACCACCTGCTTCGTCGGGGACATTGCAGCCAGCAAAGGAGCGCCGgagttcctcctcctcctcatcttctagctcctcctcatcatcatcatcgtcgtcgTCATCATCCTCCTCCTCTGGCTCCAGTTCTAGTGACTCGGAGGGCTCTAGCCTTCCCATTCAACCTGAGGTAGCACTGAAGAG GGTCCCTAGCCCTCCCCCAGTCCCAAAGGAACCTGATCGAGAGGGAAGACCTCAGGAGCCTACCCCAGCCAAGCGGAAGAGGCGCGATAGCAGCTCCAGTtccagctcctcttcctcttcctcctcctcctcctcctcttcctcttcctcctcctcctcttcttcctcctcctcttcctcttcctcctcttcctcctcctcttctacttcttccccttcccctgctaAGCCTGACCCTGAGGCCTTGCCCAAACCTGCAAGCCCCAAGAAGCCACCCCCTGGTGAGCGGAG ccacacccaGCGCCTTGCAGTCTAA